Part of the Equus caballus isolate H_3958 breed thoroughbred chromosome 5, TB-T2T, whole genome shotgun sequence genome is shown below.
AGAGGAGGCTCTAAGAAAAGGCCTGAATCCTGGTGGAGCAGAAATGGGTGAGTGAGGCTTGGTGACACCTCACTGAGTCCTATTCACTCCCTTACAGGGTCCAGGATGCAGCTGAATGCCCAGGTGCTTGCAAGAATTGGCTAAGAGAAGGCCAGTGGACCTAGAGTAATCACAAGGAAGATGAAGTACAGGGACCACACTGATTAGAGAATGTGACAAGACCAGAGTCATCTCAATGGATGCCAACAAGAATAGGCACTGAGGGTAGTGTACCTCCATAGAATCCAACATGGGCAGGTGGATGTAACCATGGATCAGGTTCTCCCTCCTCAATGCTAAGAAAACTAGAAGCCCTGACCAGAATTTGATTCACCTCCTAGGATAacggggaagaaggaagaggagcaggacCTTGAATTTCATTGCGTTTACTCATAAAATTACTCAATCACTAAATTGCCTTAGTTTACATGAAAAAGACTAGATGGAAGACTTTTTCTCCACCAGGCAGATTGGGAGCTCTGAATTACAAAGTAGACTGAATTTGCAGAACTTTTTTGAAGCTAGATTTTTGTGTGCTTGCTTACATAGCCTATAAAATTCACAATCACTTTGtacattttatttgatatttttgtatttcaaaaatattttacaatgaaaatacTGTGTATTCATGTATTTCTTATGTATCTTTTTACAAATAGCTCAATATAGTAATTTTGATTTGCTCAGTAATTACAATTGGTAATCATTATAGTTTTATTCAACACATTTTGTGTCACAAATTGAGTCTAAAGTTCACTCTCATACCTTTTTATATTGTTGAGATGAAGAACAGtaaataatcttttattattCCGTTTCTAACTCAGTTGCTTTAATTTTACGGATGTTTTCATGTCAAAATCTTTTATTGTTGACTTTTTTCAGCGTTTCAGGAGtaataaaattatctaatttatcAGAAAGGTGTTATACTGcctctttttcatatttccatttaattctctttccttgcctttgtGACTTGGCTTACAAAGGGCAGGAGAGGACCCAGTCTGAAGAAcgttttctaaattctttttggTTCCTCCTGACCCTTCCCCTGTTCTGCCTTCTACTCTCCTATCTCTGGAAGCTCCAATTTGgatcttcttttaatttttctttcttcttagctAATTTCATAGCATTCTTTTGGCAGCCTGCTCCCTGAGCCatcagtttcctcttcctctgagcCTGTTGTTCACCCTGTCCGTGAGGCAGACATTTCTTTCAGCCCCACAGGGGCTTCTTCCTGTGGCTTATCTTTAGCCAGAAGTGAAGGATCAGACCTAGTCATGTAAGCTCTGTTTACAAGGCCAGAGCTCCTTGTCTGTCATATGTGGTTAAGAGTCCTTTCCACTtaactctccttctctcccacccccaactcctAGTTCCCTTTCCTTTGGAGTCCCACATGTGCATGGCAGGAAACTTGCAGTGAGTTGcttgaaaatattctctctaGAAGATTTTTAGCTCTTTCCAAATCCAtttcctaaaatatatttatacatatatttgctTTGCttatattattaaaacaaaaggcAACTAGATTTCTGCACAATATCCTTTCTAGTAACCACTTGTCCAAGCACctaatttatgataaaaaaaagatTCAGTTGAGTGGTGGTTTTAATGGGGTTTTTACTTCAGCAAATTGGACTGGTCACCTTAAATTTAAGCATGATAGAAACACGATCACACTCTGACCTTGTAATTATCTCCTGGAATGGAGCCAGTAGATGTCTGTTTACAAGTCTGCAGAGTGACTTGTGTTTTTATTATGTTACCAAAGAGGTTGAGGAAGAAAGAATCAATTATTAGAGGCTAGCTCACAGCTTCACTTTTGCCCTGGCTCTGGCTGTGATGTGTGAGACTTCACCAATCACTTGAAACCCAGGCTCTATAACTTTTCCTGTAATCTTCCATGTGGGAGACATGCACGCCTATCTGGGTAGAGATTTCATCTTAGGAAAAGGATTTCCTACCCACCACTCTCCGCAAAGCATCCTGGACTTCCTTGTTTCTCAGACTGTACACAACAGGGTTCAGTAAAGGTGTTATGACTGTGTAGGTCACTGAGATTAACTGATCCTGATCTTTGGTGTTCTCTGATTTGGGTTTGAAGTAGGCAATGGAGGCACAGCCATAGTGGACAATGACCACAGTGAGATGGGAGATACATGTGGCAAAGGTCTTCTTCCGGCCTTCAGCTGAGGCAATCTTGAGAATGGTAGAACTAATGAGGACATAGGAGATGAAGAGGAAGGTGGCAGGGGCTGTGATGGCCAAGAGGCTGATAATTAAGGTCAGAATGTCATTGATGATTGGGGTAGCACAGGCCAGGTCCAACAGCGGTCgaacatcacagaagaaatgcTCAATCAGTGTCTTGCAAAAGGGCAGTCTGAAAATGGCCACAGCCTGAAGTAGTGAGAGTGAGAACCCTGTGGCACAGACTGAGGAAGCCAGCACGGCACAGACCCTCCAATTCATGATGATTGAGTAATGAAGtgggttgcagatggccacatagcgatcataCCCCATTACTGCTAGCAGGAGGCAGTTGGTGATGGCAAaaccaaggaagaaaaagagctgAGTCCCACAGCCCTCCAAGGAGATAGACTGGCTCAAGCCTACCAGGCTGGAAAGCATGCGTGGGATAATGACCAGGGAGTAGAAAGTCTCTGATGTGGAGAGGACACTTAGAAAGaaatacatgggagtgtggaggtgaTAGTCAATACAGATAATAGTCACAATGATGACATTGCCAGTCAGAGTTAGGATGTACAGGGTAAGAAACACCACAAAAAGTGTGAGCTGATGTTCTTGGAAGGTGGAGAAACCTTGGAAAACAAACTGTCTCACCTCTGTGTAGTTGGCTGTCTTCATTCAGGATCTTGGGtctgaaagataaagagaaagtcaACAGCATCTCCTGGCACAAGAGACTGCCCTGACCTCTGGTGAGCACATGGTCCAGAGTAAAGATTCAATAACACAAGGACCCAGTTCAAAACTTCATGAATCAACTGCCTTTTACAGAGACATGGCAGATTAGGTGCTAGAACTTGAagtaaagatacagaaaatttGAGCAACAATATTGGAAAGTTTGAGGTAAAGCATGTTCAAGTATACCtgggttattaaaaaaaaaatgaccaccTATGTATGGCCCATGAAGCGAGTctcaaaaatttcttaaaactgaattttcttaaaatgtagACCACGTTCTCAGGCCATAGTGTGGTTTAGTTAGAAATTGCTATGAAAAATAACTTGAGAAATTGCAAATGATTGATAATCATGTTAGAAGGTTCAAAGAAGGACttataatggaaattaaaaaatatttagaactaaataataataaaagaatcacATACCAAAAAGTGTACAATGCATTTAGAACATTAGCATAAGGAAGTTTAtagtttaaaatgtttgtttgttattttaaaaaagacactGAAAATTAATGAATTGAGCATCCATTCTAAGAAGTTATGAAAACAAGATAGAAAAGaaagttgaaggaaaaaaaacaatgatgaTAAAATAGATGttaatgatatataaaatatagataaaatagagaagataACCTAAAGTAAAAGTTTATAAACTTCAGGTAAACTGCTAGTGAAACTgaccaagaaaaacaaatgaggacAGAAACTCtattatgaatgaataaagggaCACAATTACAGAAttttcagacagaaaaagatgtaAAGTAACATATGAACAGCTTTATCTCAAtgcatttttaaactttagtgaaatggacacatttctagaaaaaaaattactgaccAATATTGAAACAAGAAGTAGAAACCTGAAAACGATTCTAAGAAACAGAGACAGTTAGTGAAAAGTCTacaaataaatctccagaaaaaTTTACCAATAAATGCTATAAAACATTCAAGAATAAATCAATTTCAATCTTACACAAACTATTTtgggcaaaagaaaaagagggactACTCCTCacctcattttatgaagccagaatTATCTTGACACCAAATTTAACAGACCAATCTTACTCGcaaatatagatgtaaaattcTTAAGCAAAATGTCatcaaaccaaatccagcaatgtataaaatggGTACACGACCAAGTTGGTTTTGTTTCTGAATGCAAAGTTTATTTAACATTAAAGCAGTCCAATtacatatttcttcaaataaactgtttaaaggaaaaaagtcgTATGAATATTTCAATAGCtaccaaaaaattttttaaattcattatctACTTATGAGAAGAACCTTTAGTACACTAAGaataaaagattttctttaaactgATCAAAATGTGTATGGCAATTCTACAGCCAACGTATACTTAGTGGTGAGATACTGAAGGTTTCGCTTTAAGATTTGGAACAAGATAAGAGTGACTCCTTTATCCACTGCTCTCCAACATTGTACTGAACATTATAGCCAGCCcggtaaggcaagaaaaagaaattaaagatataaggattgagaaggaagaaattctttACAGATGATGTGAttgtgtacatagaaaatccagaagaaagTACTGATAAACTATTAGAAGTATTAAGAGAGTTTAGCAAACTTTCTggtaaaaaattttatttgtaaaaattcatcacATTTCTGTACTTCAACAAACTGATAGCAAATTAAATTTCAAGGAACTACCATTTATAATAGCTTAAAATATAAAGTACTAAGGAATAAAGAGCTTTATCAAGAAAATTACAAAAGCTTaatgaagaaaactaaagaagactgaaataaatggAGCAATACAGCATGCTTATGAATGAGATCTAATATTACGAAGATCCCAATTAATCCAAAATCTATGAATTTGTAGTCTATAAATTCAGTGCAattcaatcagaatcccaaatgggttcttttggtttgtttgtttgttggatTGACAAATgacactaaaatttatatggaagtaTAAAGATCCAAGAGAAGCCAAAATGCTCTTGAAgaacaaaaacaggaagagaggatTTGCCCTTCAAATATCGTGACTTATTATAAGGCTGTAATAAGTAAGAAGGTGTGGTATTGGCACAGGGATAAACAACCACACCAATGGAAAACAATGGAGCTCTGAAACCTGGAAACTCTCCACAACAGAGTTGGCAGTGCAAATTAGCGGAAGGCATGGAGTAGTCAATTAACAGTCCTGGAATAGTTGATTATTcatgtgagaaaaaaagaaattagattaGCTTGCCCTATACAAAAAAATAAGTTTCAGATACATTAAAAACctaggacaaaacaaagaaaacacccTATGAAATGTTTAGAAGATAATatatgagaatatttttaaaacttgggaTAGTAAAAGTtatgaaacataaaagaaaataatgataaattacataaaaattaacttctatttttcaaagaaaatcacaacaaagaaaaaggcagaaacagGGGAAGATATTTACaacaaaaatgatagaaaatactAGTATCTAGAGTATCTACAGCttctaaaaatcaaaaagaagaaaaaagatcag
Proteins encoded:
- the OR10J7 gene encoding olfactory receptor family 10 subfamily J member 7: MKTANYTEVRQFVFQGFSTFQEHQLTLFVVFLTLYILTLTGNVIIVTIICIDYHLHTPMYFFLSVLSTSETFYSLVIIPRMLSSLVGLSQSISLEGCGTQLFFFLGFAITNCLLLAVMGYDRYVAICNPLHYSIIMNWRVCAVLASSVCATGFSLSLLQAVAIFRLPFCKTLIEHFFCDVRPLLDLACATPIINDILTLIISLLAITAPATFLFISYVLISSTILKIASAEGRKKTFATCISHLTVVIVHYGCASIAYFKPKSENTKDQDQLISVTYTVITPLLNPVVYSLRNKEVQDALRRVVGRKSFS